GCTCGCCCTTGTTCAGCGGGGCGATCGAGGGAAGGGGACCACGCTACTGCCCTTCTATCGAGGACAAGGTGACGCGCTTCGGCGACCGCGACGGGCATCAGATCTTTCTGGAGCCGGAGGGGCTGGACGATCATCTCGTCTATCCCAACGGCATCAGCACCTCGCTTCCGGCCGATGTACAGCGGGCCATGGTGCGATCCATGGAGGGGCTGGAACGCGCGGAGATCGTCGTGCCCGGCTATGCGGTCGAATATGACCATATCGATCCGCGAGCGCTCGATGCCTCGCTCGGGATGCAGGACATTCCCGGCCTGTTTTGCGCGGGACAGATCAACGGCACGACCGGCTATGAAGAGGCAGCCGCGCAAGGGCTGGTGGCGGGTGTCAATGCGGCAGCTTATGCGGCGGCGGAGGGACCGATGATCCTCGATCGAGCCGAAAGCTATATCGGCGTGATGATCGACGATCTGGTGCTGCAAGGCGTGACCGAGCCCTATCGGATGCTGACGGCGCGTGCGGAGTATCGCTTGCGGCTTCGCGCCGACAATGCCGAGACGCGATTGGGGCGGATCGGCACGGCGCATGGCGTCATGGGCGCCGAACGGCTGGCGCGGCTGGAACAACGGCTGGCGATCCGGGCTGCCGTGGAAACGGAGCTGGCGCGGTCCATGACCGCTACCGAGATGGCCAGGGCAGGCGCCGCCGTGCGGCAGGACGGCATGCGCCGCAGCCTTTTCGAATGGGCGCGTTTTCCGGAGGTCGACCGCAATCTCCTGCTGACTCTAGCCCCGGTGCTGGCGGAAGCGCCTGCCGATCTCCGCGACGAGATATGGGAAGATGCCCATTATGCGCCCTATCTGGAGCGGCAGGAAGGGGAGATCGCCGAACTCCGCCGCAATGAGCGCGTATTCCTTCCGGCCGATTTCGATTTTCGCGCGATCGGCGGCTTATCGACCGAGATGGTCGAACGGCTGGAGATGGCGCGGCCGGACACTTTGGCGGCGGCGGGCCGGATACGCGGAATCACGCCTGCCGCCCTCGCGGCCATTCTGGTGCATGTGCGGCGGATGGCGGCGTGACGGAAGACGAAGCCCGGGCGTGGCTCGATCAGCATTTCGATGTTTCACGTGAAACATGGCTGAAGCTTGAACGGTTCGTCGCCCTCCTCCTGGCCGAGATGGATCGGCAGAACCTCATCGCGGAGTCCACGCGCGCGCATGTCTGGGCGCGGCATATCGTGGATTCGGCGCAGTTGCTGACCTTTGCACGGGACGCGGGGGAGGGCCGGTGGGTCGATCTGGGATCGGGTGCGGGATTGCCGGGCATCGTGGTCGCGGCATTGACGGACCGTCCGTTGCTCATGGTCGAATCGCGCCGGAAGAGAGTCGATTTTCTACAGGAGGTGGTGGAAGCGCTCAGCCTCCATCATGCGGAGATATTCGGCGGGCGAGTGGAGATCGTGCCCAGGGGCGCGGCGGGCGTCATCAGCGCGCGCGCCTACGCGCCTTTGCCGCGCCTGTTCGAATCGGCCATTCATCTGGCCGACGAAAAGACGCTTTGGGTGCTGCCAAAGGGACGAAAAGCGCAAAATGAACTGGAGGCAGCGCGTCCGGCATGGCAAGGTGCGTTCCACGTGGAACAGAGTGTGACCGACGCCGACAGCGCCATCATCGTTGCGCGTTCCGTCAAATCCGTCAGGAGGAAGGGTCGAGGATGATTTGTATCGCCATCGCCAACCAGAAGGGCGGTGTGGGAAAAACGACCACCGCCATCAATCTGGCTACCGGGCTCGCCGCGACGGGCCTGCGCGTTCTGCTGGTCGATCTCGACCCGCAGGGCAACGCATCGACCGGGCTGGGCGTGAACCATGCGGACCGGTCGCAATCCAGCTACGATCTTTTGGTGGGCAATTGCGCGTTGGAAGATGCGGTCATCGCCACGCGGGTGCCGAAGCTCGATCTGGTGGCGGCGACGCAGGATTTGTCGGGCGCGGAGATCGAGCTTATCGAATATGAGCAACGCACGCACCGGCTGGAGCGGGTATTGGCGGAAGCGCCTGCGGGCCGTTGGGACATCTGCCTGATCGACTGCCCGCCTTCGCTGGGCCTGCTGACGATCAATGCGATGGTGGCGGCACAGTCGCTGCTGGTGCCGCTGCAATGCGAGTTCTTCGCGCTGGAGGGGCTGTCGCAGCTTCTCCAGACGGTGGACCGGATCAGGGGGCGGTTCAATCCGGGGCTGTCGATCATGGGCGTGGCGCTCACCATGTATGATCGCCGCAACCGGCTGACCGATCAGGTCGCGGACGACGTGCGCGCCTGTCTCGGCGACCTGGTGTTCACCACGGTGATTCCGCGCAACGTCCGCCTGTCCGAAGCGCCCAGCCATGGGGTGCCCGCGCTGATCTACGATTTCCGATGCTCCGGCTCGGAAGCCTATATGCGGCTGGCGCGTGAACTGATAGCGCGGCTCCCCCGGCAGGAGGAAGCGGCTTGAGCGACGAGAATGACAAACCGAAGGTAGCAAAGCGGGCACATGGACTGGGCCGGGGCCTTTCGGCATTGCTGGGGGATGTCCAGCGGGAGGAACCGGTCGCGCCTTCTTCTGCCCCTGCTTCGGGCAAGGCGGTGCAAAGCATCGAGGTCGCGCTGATTCAGCCCCATCCGGAACAGCCGCGCCGGCATTTCGACGATGCGGCCTTGCAGGAACTGGCCGATTCCATAGCGAAACGCGGCGTCATCCAGCCGATCATCGTGCGCGCCCATGGCGGCGGCTTTCAGATCGTCGCGGGGGAGCGCCGCTGGCGCGCCGCCCAGCGGGCGCAACTGCATCGGATCCCCGCGATCGTCCGGGACTTCGACGAGCAGGAAACGCTGGAAATCGCCCTGGTCGAGAATATCCAGCGCGAGGATCTGAATCCCATTGAAGAGGCGGAAGCCTATCGCAAGCTGATCGGCGAGTTCCACCATAGCCAGGAGGCGCTGGGCCGGATCGTCGGCAAATCGCGCAGCCATATCGCCAATCTGATGCGGCTGCTGGATTTGCCGCAGCCAGTGCAGCGGGCGGTGATGGAGAACCGCATCTCCATGGGCCATGCCCGCGCGCTGATCGGCGTGCCCGATTGCGAGACGCTGGCGCAGCAGGTGGAGCAGAAGGGCCTCTCCGTCCGCGACACGGAGACGCTCGTCCGCCGTGCGCGCAATCGCGAGGAGTCGCCCCGGCCACGCGCCGCCATGCCATCGGGCGGAAAGGATGCGGACATCGCGGCGCTCGAACAGCATCTGGCGGATATATTGGGGCTGAAGGTCGACATCAGCCATGGCGAGACGGCCGGAGCCGGAGGGACGCTGTCCTTGCGCTATTCGAATCTGGATCAACTCGACATGCTTTGCCAGCGTTTGTCGGGGGAACGCATCTAGGAGCGCCGCGTCCCTACTGGCATGAGTGCGGATCAAATACTCCTGCCTGCGCAGGAGCGCGATCCGGGTTAGCACACTCCGTATCAGGCCTGTGGAAATAGCGCCGCTTTCCCCGCGATGGCCCTAGCCTTTTGCCCGCCCATTTCCTAGCTTGGCTGCATGGCCGACATGCAATCCACCAACGCCGCCGCACCTTCCATCATCCGCCGTTCGGACTATCGTCCGCCCGACTGGCTGGTGCCGGGGATCGAACTGGATTTCGATCTCACCGCCGCTGTGACGCGTGTCCATGCGACCCTGTCCGTGGTCCGGAACGGCGAGCATGACAGGCCCCTGCGGCTGGACGGAGACGGCCTCTTCCCGCTGGAAGTCAAGGTGGATGGCCGTGTCCTCGACCCGGAGGAATGGATGCTGGATGGCGGCGCGCTGGTCGTCCCGCTGACCGGACCGGCCCATGCCGTCGAAACGCGGGTCGAGATCGCGCCGGAAAAGAACAGCCAGTTGATGGGTCTTTATGCGAGCGGCGGGCTGCTCTGCACCCAGTGCGAGGCGGAGGGGTTCCGCCGCATCACCTTCTTCCCGGACCGGCCCGATGTCCTGTCGCGCTATACGGTGCGGATGGAGGCCGACAAGGGCCGCTATCCCGTGCTGCTCGCCAATGGCGATCCGGTCGAACGGGGCGATCTGCCCGGCGGCCGTCATTGGGCGCGCTGGACCGATCCCTTTCCCAAGCCCTGCTATCTCTTCGCGCTGGTGGCGGGCGATCTGGCCTGCAACGCCGACCGCTTCGTGACGATGAGCGGGCGCGAAGTGGCGCTCGGCATCTGGGTCAAGGAAGCGGACCTGCCCCGCACCGCCCATGCGATGAAGGCGCTCAAGGACAGCATGGCCTGGGACGAGCGCGTCTATGGCCGGGAATATGACCTGGACGTGTTCAACATCGTCGCCGTGTCGGACTTCAACTTCGGCGCGATGGAGAATAAGGGCCTCAACATATTCAATTCACGCTATATATTGGCGGACCCTGAGACGGCGACCGACCTCGATTATGACGGCGTCGAGGGGGTGGTCGCGCATGAATATTTCCACAACTGGTCGGGCAATCGCATCACCTGCCGGGACTGGTTCCAGCTTTCGCTGAAAGAAGGCTTCACCGTCTTTCGCGACCAGAGCTTTTCCGCCGACATGGGCAGTCATGCGGTCAAGCGGATCGAGGATGTCCGCATCCTGCGCGCGGCCCAGTTCCAGGAGGATGCAGGGCCGCTCGCCCATCCGGTGCGGCCGGAATCCTATATGGAAATCAGTAACTTCTACACGGCAACCATCTATAACAAGGGCGCGGAGCTGATCCGCATGATGGCGCTGATGCTGGGGCCGGAACGCTTCCGCGCCAGCACCGACCTCTATTTCGAGCGGCATGACGGGGAAGCGGCCACCTGCGAGGATTTCGTGCGCGCCATGGAGGATGGCGGGCAGATCGATCTGATGCAATTCCGCCTCTGGTATGAGCAGGCGGGGACGCCCCATGTCCGCGCGCTGCTGAGCCATGACGCCGCCAACGGGACGGCGGAGTTGCGGCTGGAGCAGACGATGCCGACGACGCCGGGCCAGCCGGACAAGAAGCCCATGGCCATTCCGCTGCGCGTGGCGTTGTTCGATCCCGCGACCGGGGGTCATAAAGGCGACCAGTTGCTGATGCTGACGGAGGCCGCGCAGAGCTTCCGCTTCGAAGGCTTTGCCGCGCCGCCGATCCTGTCGATCAATCGCGGCTTTTCCGCGCCGGTGATCGTGGAGACCAATCGTAGCCAGGCGGATCTGGCTTTCCTGTCGGCCCATGATGACGATCCCTTCGCCCGCTATGAGGCGATGCAGCAGTTGATGGTGAACGGGCTGATCGGCCGGATCGGCGGGCAGGCGGTCGATGAGGAGGCCATCGTCGCGGCGATCCGGGGGACGGCGACCGATCCGCAGCTCGACCCCGCCTTCGTCGCGGAGGCCATCCGTCTGCCGAGCGAAGCCTATCTGGGCGACCAGATGCCGGTGGTCGATCCCGACGCCATCCACGCGGCGCGGGAGAGCTTGCAGCAGCGCATCGGCGCGGCGCTGGAGCCGCTATGGCGCGACATCCATGCCGGAACGAAGGCCAATGGCTTTTCGCTGTCTCCGGCGGCCAAGGGGGCGCGCAAGCTGCGGAATATCGCGCTGCATTATCTGGTGGCGGCAGGGGTCGAGGACGGTCCGGCCATCGCCTTCGCGCAATTCCATGAAGCCGACAACATGACCGAGCGGCAGGCGGCGCTCGCCACCCTGGCCAACGGCACCAGCGACGAGCGGGAAGCGGCGCTCGACATCTTCTACAACCGCTATCGGGACGATGCGCTGACACTGGACAAATGGTTCCAGACGCAGGCTTTCGCTTGCCATCCCGATACGGTGGAACTGATAGGGGAATTGCGGCGGCATAAGGATTTCACCCTGACCAATCCCAATCGGGTGCGAGCGCTGATCGGCGCGTTCGCGGGCAACCAATGGGCCTTCCACCACGAGTCGGGGAAAGGCTATCGGCTGGTGGCCGACGCCATCATCGCGCTCGACAAGATCAATCCGCAGACCGCCGCGCGGCTGGTGCCGCCCTTGGGGCGCTGGCGGCGCTTTGATGAAGGACGAGCAGCGATGATGCGCGCGGCGCTGGAGCGGATCTTGGCGGAGCCGGGATTGTCGCGCGACGTGACGGAGCAGGCAGGCAAGAGTCTGGAGTGAGAAGGCCGAACGTTGGCGGTTCATGG
This genomic window from Sphingobium cloacae contains:
- the mnmG gene encoding tRNA uridine-5-carboxymethylaminomethyl(34) synthesis enzyme MnmG: MRTSYDVIVVGGGHAGCEAAAAAARKGAAVALLTFEKATVGAMSCNPAIGGLGKGHLVREVDALDGLIARAADAAAIHYRMLNSSKGAAVQGPRVQADRKRYRAAIHQLLAAQPGLEIVEGEASELILSGGDVAGLMLADGSRLEAKAVVLATGTFLGGKLFRGEEMSAGGRTGERAATKLGVQLRALGLPIGRLKTGTPPRIDGRSIDWGKLAEQPSDEEGWTMSPMSGGRPLPQLACAITRTNADTHAIIRSGLGRSPLFSGAIEGRGPRYCPSIEDKVTRFGDRDGHQIFLEPEGLDDHLVYPNGISTSLPADVQRAMVRSMEGLERAEIVVPGYAVEYDHIDPRALDASLGMQDIPGLFCAGQINGTTGYEEAAAQGLVAGVNAAAYAAAEGPMILDRAESYIGVMIDDLVLQGVTEPYRMLTARAEYRLRLRADNAETRLGRIGTAHGVMGAERLARLEQRLAIRAAVETELARSMTATEMARAGAAVRQDGMRRSLFEWARFPEVDRNLLLTLAPVLAEAPADLRDEIWEDAHYAPYLERQEGEIAELRRNERVFLPADFDFRAIGGLSTEMVERLEMARPDTLAAAGRIRGITPAALAAILVHVRRMAA
- the rsmG gene encoding 16S rRNA (guanine(527)-N(7))-methyltransferase RsmG, producing MTEDEARAWLDQHFDVSRETWLKLERFVALLLAEMDRQNLIAESTRAHVWARHIVDSAQLLTFARDAGEGRWVDLGSGAGLPGIVVAALTDRPLLMVESRRKRVDFLQEVVEALSLHHAEIFGGRVEIVPRGAAGVISARAYAPLPRLFESAIHLADEKTLWVLPKGRKAQNELEAARPAWQGAFHVEQSVTDADSAIIVARSVKSVRRKGRG
- a CDS encoding ParA family protein; the encoded protein is MICIAIANQKGGVGKTTTAINLATGLAATGLRVLLVDLDPQGNASTGLGVNHADRSQSSYDLLVGNCALEDAVIATRVPKLDLVAATQDLSGAEIELIEYEQRTHRLERVLAEAPAGRWDICLIDCPPSLGLLTINAMVAAQSLLVPLQCEFFALEGLSQLLQTVDRIRGRFNPGLSIMGVALTMYDRRNRLTDQVADDVRACLGDLVFTTVIPRNVRLSEAPSHGVPALIYDFRCSGSEAYMRLARELIARLPRQEEAA
- a CDS encoding ParB/RepB/Spo0J family partition protein; translated protein: MSDENDKPKVAKRAHGLGRGLSALLGDVQREEPVAPSSAPASGKAVQSIEVALIQPHPEQPRRHFDDAALQELADSIAKRGVIQPIIVRAHGGGFQIVAGERRWRAAQRAQLHRIPAIVRDFDEQETLEIALVENIQREDLNPIEEAEAYRKLIGEFHHSQEALGRIVGKSRSHIANLMRLLDLPQPVQRAVMENRISMGHARALIGVPDCETLAQQVEQKGLSVRDTETLVRRARNREESPRPRAAMPSGGKDADIAALEQHLADILGLKVDISHGETAGAGGTLSLRYSNLDQLDMLCQRLSGERI
- the pepN gene encoding aminopeptidase N, with translation MADMQSTNAAAPSIIRRSDYRPPDWLVPGIELDFDLTAAVTRVHATLSVVRNGEHDRPLRLDGDGLFPLEVKVDGRVLDPEEWMLDGGALVVPLTGPAHAVETRVEIAPEKNSQLMGLYASGGLLCTQCEAEGFRRITFFPDRPDVLSRYTVRMEADKGRYPVLLANGDPVERGDLPGGRHWARWTDPFPKPCYLFALVAGDLACNADRFVTMSGREVALGIWVKEADLPRTAHAMKALKDSMAWDERVYGREYDLDVFNIVAVSDFNFGAMENKGLNIFNSRYILADPETATDLDYDGVEGVVAHEYFHNWSGNRITCRDWFQLSLKEGFTVFRDQSFSADMGSHAVKRIEDVRILRAAQFQEDAGPLAHPVRPESYMEISNFYTATIYNKGAELIRMMALMLGPERFRASTDLYFERHDGEAATCEDFVRAMEDGGQIDLMQFRLWYEQAGTPHVRALLSHDAANGTAELRLEQTMPTTPGQPDKKPMAIPLRVALFDPATGGHKGDQLLMLTEAAQSFRFEGFAAPPILSINRGFSAPVIVETNRSQADLAFLSAHDDDPFARYEAMQQLMVNGLIGRIGGQAVDEEAIVAAIRGTATDPQLDPAFVAEAIRLPSEAYLGDQMPVVDPDAIHAARESLQQRIGAALEPLWRDIHAGTKANGFSLSPAAKGARKLRNIALHYLVAAGVEDGPAIAFAQFHEADNMTERQAALATLANGTSDEREAALDIFYNRYRDDALTLDKWFQTQAFACHPDTVELIGELRRHKDFTLTNPNRVRALIGAFAGNQWAFHHESGKGYRLVADAIIALDKINPQTAARLVPPLGRWRRFDEGRAAMMRAALERILAEPGLSRDVTEQAGKSLE